The region ACATAACACATGCCTTTCGAGGCAGTTTTTAGGGTCTTTCGGTGGAGAACTAAGCTCATTAGCAGGGTATTAGGTGTTTGCCAGAAGTTGACAGCCTTCGCAATCGGATTCTACACGAGAACACCAGGCCGAGTGTTTGAGTCAGTAGAGATATTGCAATCTCTGAGGTTCATCTGTGGGGTCAAGTTTCCTGGGGCTGCTGATTGCAACATTTAGCAAATATTTAAGTGCTTATAGAGTGTGCAAATAGGTATTTCCTGGTATCGCCCATCGGGTGTATTATTCGTATATGGCATGCTGCAGGCCGAGGGCTCTTTCTTTGTTCCATTCAGGGCTAGTTTCATTACGGGCACTTTTCATTCAGTCATTCTCCTGCtggtttttgtgtgtgttttttacttttactgcCGCTACTGGTGCTGCTGGGCAAGTTTAGCGACGCCTAGATTTTATGGTTCACGTAAATTGTTAACAATTTGAGTGTCATCATGGCTGTTTGTCTGGCGTTGCGCCTGACTGCTCCGGGGCGACAGGTGTGACTCACGAACGTGGCTAACACCCGGCTAACCTCTGTTGTTGGCCATCCGAAAACACGTCGCTTTTTCTGATAACGACTGGAACTAAGAGTGGTCTGGGCCAATTACTGTAGCTTCCATGCCGGCCAGACCATAGTATCTGTTCGGAAATATTGGCGCACGGCATAACCAGTTTTCATAGCAGTGGGCCAAGCCGAGACTAGTCGACAAGAAAACGGTTACGAGGCATCCAAAATGTTTTAGGAAATAATTTGCAAGTCAAAGCGACAGCGGAGCAAACCAATTTTGATGGCTCTACTTTGTGGCCGTTTTACGGGCCGGGAGCCTGCGGCTAATTGCATCCACTTAAGGTGATCGGAGCAGAAGCGGAGCTCCGGCTCATCGCCAGCTGGTGGCCTCTACCTCCAGCTCAGCCTCCATCTCTACGGAACCCCTGCTCAACTCGATCAACTGGGGTTCGGTTCAAGTTCAGCGCCACCGAAGGTTCATGGCCAATTAGAGCGCGCTTGAATTATCGCCCGTTTATGGAGTGGAAAACAAACACGACGGCCCTGCAATTATTGCCATATAGTTGGCCCCCCGGGTGGAGCAACCACTGCATGGgcttcaaaaatataaacaaacaatAGGAAACTTTCCGGTTTAACTCGGAGTGACTAATGAGAGCGTTTAGCAAAATGATTTAAAGATGGAACTGCTATAGGTACTTGTTTCTCAGCTGTTAGTTGTGTATGCAGCAATTAAGAGTCATTTAAGAAGCTATTAATATGAGTTACTATAATAGATCAATCTTAAAGAGAGTATTTccataaaaattttaagtataGGTCTATAGCAGCCCATACTaacttatattattatttatattctttcACCTGCTCTTTTAGTTCATACCTTGAATGCTGAGCGATGAGGTCGTGGCCTGGCCTTCTCTGGCTGCTGCACCTGGCGCTCCTGGCGGATGGAGGTCGTCGCGAGTCCCAGCTTAGGATCGGCAAGGCCATCAATATATTCGCGCGCTATGGCTACCTGAGCATCTCCATGAGGGTAATACCCATAAATGAGCACGTGGAGCCGGAGAGGTGGTTGTTCAAGGAGCCCACCAAGAACGTCTACAGGGTTAGTTCACCAACTTTAATAACTTACATAAAGAAAACTTAAAGCTGAAACAGCCAATGGTTCGCTATTTGAGAATAATAAAACACAAACCTAACCTTTTGAAATAGCAACCTTTGTCCACAATAAGCATTTACATTTACATCTAGAGcagaaataaacattttatggccTACCAGTTATTGTcaaaaacaacttttttataCTTCCGGCAACTTTGGTGCTCGAATGGAGCCACTTCAGATTTTATATTTCGCATCCACTTTAactagtttaatttaaaagtcattgccacttaattaaatatgaaccaaacaaaaaactttcatttaaatttagtaAATTATGCTGTAATGAAATGAtaaatgtacaatttttagagtgttttcttaaattgttaaattttatttttaaatttttaataaatgtatttttttcttttagaacCTCAGTGGCTTGGCAGAGAGCCATGAGGACACCACGCCCGGCATCTTCCACGGGGACTTTCACATGGAGTTCTGCGAGAACCGGAGGCAGTTGTTCCAGGCCTACTTCCGTGACTTCTCCATCGAGCGCATGGACAAGCCGTGGGAGGCGTTCTCGGGCGGCTGGTTCATGGATAATGCGGCCAGGAAGCTGGGCATCAACACGTCCTTTATCCAGGGCGATTACTCGTACGTGCTGGTGAGGGTGGTGCGATTCCGGGAAACCGGTCgcctgaacaccgagatcccGGTGCACCAGCCCCTGGAGCCGGATGTGCGATCGCGAGTTGATGAGCTGCAAATAGGAAACATAACGTCTGTGGTGCGCTTCATGGAGCAAGTGGGCACCCACTATGTGAACTCGTACACCACCGGCAACTCGCTGTACCAGGTGTTCGTGTACAGCCGCAAGAACTACAGCATGATCAAGGAGCGGATCAAGAGCAAGGGCCTCAACGGGCTGTCGAAACTGGACCTTTACAACTACTTTGCGCCCTGGTTTGCCGCCCATCTCGGCCAGATTCGATCGGCCAGCGCCAATGCCACCGTGGAGCGTTGGGCCAACAGGAAGCTGCAGTACGAGTACTATGTGGTCAAGTACGTGACCCTGCTGAAGCTGCACGGCAATAGCACGCTGCTGCGCTCGCTGGACTCGCTGCTGGGCAACGATGCCATCCTGCAGCTGGACCTCAAGTCGCTGAAGCCCATCTTCCGGGAGCAGCCGGAGAAGGAGAGCTGGTACCACGAGGTGCTCGACAACAACATGAAGCTCTGGGAGCTCAACATGCCGCAGAGTCTCTCCAGCCGATAGGACAGGCCGTGCCACATCTCAAAGACCATATCTCCGAAGTGTGGCGTCCCATTTGGAGTATACTCAGTGCGATATTCTGGCAGCCAAGGATCAATCAATAGTTCCTAGATGCTTAGTTGTAGTTAGGACCTCTAGCGCGTAGTTAATGTTCTGCCTGTGATAGTTTTAGGTAGTTTAATTGAACCAGAGTGTGCACATCTGACTTGCATTTCAGCTGACTAGCCCGTAAGACCGCCTTATCgatgtactagttttttataccataataataataataattaagaaAGTCGAACTTGTATGGTTTACCTGGGTTATCTGGCATTAGCCTAAAATATAGTTATAAaggcaaaataaaacaatattatgtATAGTTCTATACACTATCTAATATTGTAGGTATAAATGTTCGGAAAGTGGTTTTCTAAGTTATTTTCGATGAATACTTTAAACTTGAATTTAAATGTAACAGTTGCATCGAACGGTTAAGCGGTTATAACCGCTTGAATTCTTCTAAACGGAtaatgtaaatttgaatttaaataaaatagcatGCATCAATCGGTTTAGCGGTTATAACCGTTTCATCAAAGTTTCCAACCTGACTTAGCATGGTTTTCCGCCTTTCGTACAATCACGCACTATATTCCCAGtggtttttggtatttttaaccGGTCTAGCAACGGTCCTGTTAAAATCCATATAGCAGCACGTgcgaatattattattttggttttggttgTGACTTTCCGAATTTGAAGTTCTGAAATGAATGCTTTTACCAACTGCCCGGGATTCTGTCCCTCCTGCGGCTCCATTCTTCCCGAGCTGCAAGTCAAGGGCAATGTGATTTGCCACAACTGCAAGGAGGAGTTCCAAGCAGACGGTAAAACTAGAAATAACACCCATTTTCAAAAGAGAATATATTAAATCGGTTGTTAAATAGTTTACAGCGGCGAGAAATCAGAGTTTACTATCCACTTCAACACCTACGATGCCAAGAAGTTGCTGAGCAGGACCAAGCaggagtcggagtcggaggCCGATGGACCCGTGGTGGAGAGGAAGTGTCCCAAGTGCAACCACGACAAGATGTCCTACGCCACCCTGCAACTCCGATCGGCGGACGAAGGACAGACGGTCTTCTTCACCTGCCTCAAGTGCAAGTACGTATCCCGAGTAACCCTCTCATCCTCAGTTAATCATGTATTTCCTCCTTGCAGATTCAAAGAGTCGGAAAACTCCTAGATGCTAGCAATACCTGTGTAAATAGTCTTATAACTAGTGAAAGTAATCGTGTTCAACGGCCTGCAAAATATATAGATTATACAATATGTAACCATAACCATTCGGTTTCTATATGGCAAACCCACCTCGCTGGCCTTAAGTCTGTTTTTGGGATTGTAAACCACCAGATTTGAGACCAGATTGATCTCCACCGCATGTGTGCAGCTGGGAAATAGGTTGTCCCAGTGAATGCCCACGGAGTTGGGAAAGCTAAGTGGAGATATGGATATGATGTGTTAGTGAACCATTTCAGAGGTCAGTACTCACCGTATCTTGCTGTAATCCGGCAGGGAGGTCAACTCCGGCCACTGATTCAAACGTGGGCTGCCCAGAGTGCGGATGATAATGGCCAGCTGCTCTATGTCGGTGGTTCCCGCAAACAGAGGCACTCCACGCAGCATCTCCGCCACCACGCAGCCTGAGTTAGGAAAAAAGGAGCTTACATTATAGAGTCTCTATGTTAAAGTAttcaaaaaaaagttaagatGTTATAATGTAACTTCTTAGTTTTAGTTCTTAAAGTCAACCCCTCAAAGTTATTATCTACCTGCTGCCCACATATCCACGCCGGTTCCGTACTTCTGGCTGCCCCAGAGAATCTCGGGAGCTCTATACCACCTTGTGGACACCTGGGGCGAGTAGAGGCGCGCCTCCTCCTCGGGAAAGTACAGGCGGGCCAGTCCAAAGTCGGCGATCTTGAGCATATCCGCGTCGCTGATCAGCAGGTTGGCCGGCTTGATGTCCCGGTGCATGAGACCCGCCTCGTGGAGATAGGCAATGCCCTTGAACATTTGGTGGGCGAACTTTCGCACCTGCTGGCGGCTCAGGGGATTCACCTCGCTCTTGAGCCGGTTGTACAGAGTGTCCGGCTGGTATTCCAGCACCAAGGAGAGTCCGGTCAGGTCGGGATATATGTCGATGATGCCCAGAATCtgttaaaaaatgtgtaactTAAGTGTTACTTAACTTCCTTAAGGTAACTCACATATTCCGACTTGCAGAGCTGCAGGGTCTTGATTTCCCTCAGTGTGTTCAAAGCTATGTTCCCGAATTTGTTCTTCAGGGCCACCTTTTTGATGGCCACCTCCTTGTTGCGCTGCAAATCGATGGCCTTAAACACGCAGCCATGGACGCCTTCTCCGATTTTCTCGAGCATTTTATAGCGACTTGGCGCATAGTCCTCCATTATGGGTACTGACAATTTTCCATTTGGTAATTGGCCGAGGTGGTTTCCACTCCGTAGCCCATGGTAACGGGTCACAACAAAGGCGGCAGGACCAGCTGTCGGAGCCACCTGTTGCGGGATGTGTTTACAAACGACGTGGATTTTGGGGGGATCCACGGGGGTTGGAAAGCCTAGGCCAAGGCGGAGCTGTCACAGCTTTCGGATTGAGGACATGCGCACTGCCCTCCTCGAATTCCTCCTGTCAGCCAAGTGTCAAGTCAGGGGGATACATAATTTTTCGGACCCTCGCACTGCAAAAGGCTTCGTTCTCCGAGAGTTCAATTAAATTTAGTGCGTAAAATGCCATCGGTAGTGAAATAAAATCGAGCTAAAGGACTAACCAAGCTGGTAAGTGCTACTATCCAATTAAAAATAGGTCTAAAAGGAGTGAAATACCTAAGAAAGTAAACGATTGAACGTCCTCCCTCGCCATAAGAGGGACAATAAATAATGCAGGACTCCCTTCTTTAAGCATGAAATTGCTTTATAATTACCCAACGTGCCAGCATGGCCCGCAGCCATTTGAAGCAATTTCGCTGGCCTGGCCTTAGCCTTGCCCCACCTGTCCTGCGAAATTGCATGCTAGGGCCCACAAGCCCAGGTAGAAGCCCTAAAACACACGCCCACTGGGCGCAGCCTTGCCTCGGCAGCCTTGGCAGCTCACCTGGAACTACCACCCACCAGCAGGCGACCACCCACAACTCACCACCAAGTTCACGTCCTCGATATGTATGCCCTATTCACATTCAGACTCGTTTTGCAGCCCACGCGGTCAACATGTTCCGGTCAAGTTGGACTCCTTTCGCCTGCCTGCTGTTCCTGCTCCTCTGGAGCACCGCCTGGGGAAGGACGGCCAAGAGATCGGATGTCTACATAGCGGGCTTCTTCCCCTACGGCGATGGCGTGGAGAACTCCTACACGGGGCGGGGGGTCATGCCCAGCGTGAAGCTCGCCCTGGGCCACGTTAACGAGCACGCCAAGATCCTGGCCAACTACAGGCTGCACATGTGGTGGAACGACACCCAGGTGAGTGAAAATTAAGACCTTAATGAGTAATAATTTCGTAAGATTTGGGTTTCTTGGGATTTTAAGTATAGCTCCATAATacgattaaaattaaagttcattatttgttttcaaaaaatattcaagtaTCTTTTTAAATCGAATGATATAATCATAGAAAATCAGTCTAAAATAGCttttattgaatatttaatatcCTCACGAGGAATGCTATTTAAAAGTCATGATCCTAAGGATATATAGACATTTTAGAAGAAGAGGatatcttaaaaaattgtttatttttgtaaattaaatagttttatttattgtaaattaGGGAAATGGGggtaaaatacaaaatgtttccTTCTTCTTGAACTATCCAATTTTCAATAATGCATCTTCATTTCCTTCCCTTTTCCAGTGCAATGCGGCCGTGGGCGTAAAGTCCTTCTTCGACATGATGCACTCGGGCCCCAATAAAGTAATGCTCTTCGGGGCGGCCTGTACCCATGTGACGGATCCTATTGCCAAGGCCAGCAAGCACTGGCACCTCACCCAGCTGAGCTACGCAGACACCCATCCCATGTTCACCAAGGACGCCTTTCCCAATTTCTTCCGGGTTGTGCCCTCCGAGAATGCCTTCAATGCACCGCGATTGGCGCTGCTCAAGGAGTTCAACTGGACCCGGGTGGGGACTGTTTACCAGAACGAACCGCGCTATTCCCTTCCCCACAACCACATGGTGGCCGACTTGGACGCCATGGAGGTGGAGGTCGTGGAGACGCAGAGCTTCGTCAACGATGTGGCCGAATCCCTGAAGAAACTCCGCGAAAAGGACGTGAGGATCATCCTGGGCAACTTCAACGAGCACTTTGCCCGGAAGGCCTTCTGCGAGGCTTACAAGTAAGTTCTCTTTTtgttaacaaaatattaataaataataaattgttaaatattgTCCTCCAGATTGGACATGTATGGCAGAGCTTACCAGTGGCTGATCATGGCCACCTATTCCACAGACTGGTGGAACGTCACCCAGGACAGCGAGTGCAGTGTGGAGGAGATTGCCACAGCCTTGGAGGGCGCCATCTTAGTGGATCTTCTTCCCCTGTCCACCAGTGGCGATATCACAGTCGCCGGCATTGTTAGTATCTAAACTTTGAAATCACTTCTTAAAGAACGCTTCTAAGAACACATCTTTATTATGTTCAGACCGCAGATGAGTACCTGGTGGAATATGACAGACTGCGCGGCACTGAGTACTCCCGCTTCCATGGCTATACCTACGATGGAATCTGGGCAGCTGCTTTGGCCATTCAATATGTGGCTGAAAAGCGGGAGGATCTGTTAACTCACTTCGATTATCGAGTCAAGGACTGGGAAAGTGTGTTCCTCGAGGCTCTGCGAAATACCTCCTTTGAGGGTGTGACGGTAAATTAAGCTTAAGATTCCAAGATATAAAAAGTTctaatatatcatatatattacTCAGGGTCCCGTGAGATTCTACAACAACGAACGCAAGGCCAACATCCTGATCAACCAGTTCCAGTTGGGTCAAATGGAAAAGATCGGGGAGTACCACTCACAAAAGGCCCACCTAGATTTGAGTTTGGGCAAACCAGTGAGATGGGTGGGGAAAACTCCGCCCAAGGATCGAACTTTGATCTACATAGAGCACAGTCAGGTGAACCCAACCATATATATTGTATCTGCCAGCGCTTCGGTGATTGGAGTGATCATTGCCACAGTTTTTCTGGCCTTTAACATCAAGTATCGCAATCAAAGGTGGGTTGATTTATTACCTATATCTCTGAGTTATTAAAATactattatttgttttcagATACATCAAGATGTCCAGTCCCCATCTGAACAACCTGATAATCGTGGGCTGCATGATGACCTATCTGAGCATTATTTTCCTGGGCCTGGACACCACCTTAAGCAGCGTGGCCGCTTTTCCCTACATTTGCACAGCTCGGGCTTGGATCCTGATGGCTGGGTTCAGTCTTAGTTTCGGAGCCATGTTCTCGAAGACCTGGCGGGTGCACTCCATCTTCACCGATCTTAAACTTAACAAGAAGGTTATTAAGGATTACCAGTTGTTCATGGTTGTGGGCGTGCTGCTGGCCATTGATATAGCCATCATAACGACCTGGCAGATAGCAGATCCCTTCTATAGAGAGACCAAGCAATTGGAGCCCCTGGTGAGCGGAttgatttgaaatatttagcatagaagtatttaaaattattctttTCCACAGCATCACGAGAATATTGATGATGTTTTGGTGATACCCGAGAACGAGTACTGCCAGTCGGAGCACATGACCATTTTTGTTAGCATTATTTATGCCTACAAGGGCCTGTTATTGGTGAGTTATTAatgaagattatataaaatatcaaagttatatttaatttattatattttcccaAAGGTTTTTGGCGCCTTTTTGGCCTGGGAAACCCGACACGTTTCCATTCCCGCGTTGAACGACTCCAAGCACATTGGCTTCTCCGTTTACAATGTGTTCATCACCTGCCTGGCCGGCGCGGCCATTTCCCTGGTGCTTTCGGACCGCAAGGATTTAGTTTTTGTCTTACTCTcgttttttatcattttttgtaCGACAGCCACTTTGTGTTTGGTGTTCGTACCGAAAGTAAGACTGGTAGTAAGGAAGTTTTGTAGTTTTTGTAGCTGTTATATGTTACATATACTCGTGCCATATGAATGTTGTTTGAAGGCGGTGATCTACCGATCGGTCTTGGCTAGAGCATTCCGACTGATCGGTCCTCACCGCCCACTGAGCTGATTATTCGTCTAGCGCTGATACACCTTGAAACAGAAACAACATGTACTCGAAATTTCAAAACAGTTcctcaaatgctatataaCACTACAGACTAACTATAAACTTGAACTATTTAGAACCCAATCCGAGCAGCAGCAAGGTAATAGAAAGAGCCTATGTCCTTGCTGTTGGGATACCCTAGCCTGTCCTATCTCACTGTCCGTAGAGTTGATCCTTCCTAAGTGTTGACCCTATACCATTATTCTTGATTAACATTCATGCGAATCGCTTTGCAGCTGGTGGAGCTGAAGAGGAATCCCCAGGGAGTGGTGGACAAGCGGGTGAGGGCCACCCTGAGACCCATGTCCAAGAACGGACGGCGGGACTCCTCGGTCTGCGAGCTGGAGCAGCGATTGCGCGATGTGAAGAACACGAACTGCCGGTTCCGGAAGGCCCTGATGGAGAAGGAGAACGAGCTGCAGGCCCTCATCCGAAAACTGGGTCCCGAGGCGCGCAAGTGGATCGATGGAGTGACCTGCACAGGCGGCTCCAACGTGGGCAGTGAGCTGGAGCCCATCCTGAGCGATGATATTGTGAGGCTGTCGGCTCCACCGGTGCGTCGGGAGATGCCCAGCACCACAGGTGAGTGGCCGGAGTGGGGGATCTCCAAGATATGTTCATGCATTGCAAACCCTTTGTCATAGAAGTTACCGAGATGACGTCCGTGGACAGTGTGACCTCGACCCATGTGGAAATGGACAACTCGTTTGTCTCCGTGCAGTCCACAGTGGTGGCACCTTCGCTTCCGCCGTAAGTTTCCCTTTAAGTAAAGGTAAACACATAACTTATAATAATATGTCCCTTAAAAGCAAAAAGAAGAAGCAATCCATTGTGGAACACCACTCGCATGCCCCTGCTCCGACCATGATGCAGCCcatccagcagcagctgcagcagcatctGCAACAGCACCAGcaaatgcagcagcaacaccagcagcagcagcaacagcaacaccagcagatgcaacagcagcagcagcagcatcaccagcagcaacatcaccgCCATCTGGAGAAGCGCAACTCGGTCTCGGCCCAGACCGATGACAACATCGGGAGCATCACCAGCACGGCGGGCAAGCGGAGCACCGGCGACTGCTCCAGCATGCGGGAGCGGCGGCAGTCCACCGCCTCCAGGCACTACGACAGCGGCAGCCAGACGCCCACCGCCCGGCCCAAGTACAGCAGCTCGCACAGGAACTCCTCGACCAACATCTCCACCTCGCAGTCGGAGCTGAGCAACATGTGTCCCCACTCGAAGCCCAGCACGCCGGCTGTGATCAAGAGTAAGTCAACTACTGCACATCAGTATTACCCcaacaaattatatatatattattaatatatattattatcaaCAGCTCCCACTGCCTCGGACCACCGCCGCACCAGTATGGGCGCCGCTCTGAAGTCCAACTTTGTAGTGTCACAGAGCGACCTCTGGGACACGCACACGCTGTCGCACGCCAAGCAGCGCCAGTCGCCGCGCAACTACGCCAGTCCACAGCGCTGCGCGGAGCACCACGGCGGCCACGGGATGACCTACGACCCCAAC is a window of Drosophila biarmipes strain raj3 chromosome 3R, RU_DBia_V1.1, whole genome shotgun sequence DNA encoding:
- the LOC108032095 gene encoding torso-like protein, translated to MRSWPGLLWLLHLALLADGGRRESQLRIGKAINIFARYGYLSISMRVIPINEHVEPERWLFKEPTKNVYRNLSGLAESHEDTTPGIFHGDFHMEFCENRRQLFQAYFRDFSIERMDKPWEAFSGGWFMDNAARKLGINTSFIQGDYSYVLVRVVRFRETGRLNTEIPVHQPLEPDVRSRVDELQIGNITSVVRFMEQVGTHYVNSYTTGNSLYQVFVYSRKNYSMIKERIKSKGLNGLSKLDLYNYFAPWFAAHLGQIRSASANATVERWANRKLQYEYYVVKYVTLLKLHGNSTLLRSLDSLLGNDAILQLDLKSLKPIFREQPEKESWYHEVLDNNMKLWELNMPQSLSSR
- the LOC108031262 gene encoding DNA-directed RNA polymerase I subunit RPA12 → MNAFTNCPGFCPSCGSILPELQVKGNVICHNCKEEFQADVYSGEKSEFTIHFNTYDAKKLLSRTKQESESEADGPVVERKCPKCNHDKMSYATLQLRSADEGQTVFFTCLKCKFKESENS
- the LOC108031021 gene encoding cyclin-dependent kinase 20 is translated as MEDYAPSRYKMLEKIGEGVHGCVFKAIDLQRNKEVAIKKVALKNKFGNIALNTLREIKTLQLCKSEYILGIIDIYPDLTGLSLVLEYQPDTLYNRLKSEVNPLSRQQVRKFAHQMFKGIAYLHEAGLMHRDIKPANLLISDADMLKIADFGLARLYFPEEEARLYSPQVSTRWYRAPEILWGSQKYGTGVDMWAAGCVVAEMLRGVPLFAGTTDIEQLAIIIRTLGSPRLNQWPELTSLPDYSKIRFPNSVGIHWDNLFPSCTHAVEINLVSNLVVYNPKNRLKASEAVEHDYFH